Part of the Desulfovibrio sp. ZJ209 genome, GCATGGAGTTCTCGACATCAGGGGGGAAATTCGCACGGAGGATGTACGGCGCGACCTCGTCCACCACGAGCCGCTATATGCAGCTTTCTTTCAACCGTGAGCGCGGCGCATTAAAAGTGCTCGTCGCGCAATCCCTGGTCGGCCGGGAGGGCTTAAATCTGCATGAATCGTGCAAAACGGTCATTCTCCTGCATCCTGAATGGAATCCGGGCGTGGTGGAACAGCAAACCGGCAGGATCGACCGCCTTTGCAGCCTGTGGGAAAAACAGCTCAAGAGGACGGCTCAGGCCACCCCTCCCGGGGCCCTCCCGGGAATCGAAAGTATGCCGGTCATTTTTGAAGGCTCCTATGATAAGCGCATCTGGGGGATTCTGAAAAAGCGTTGGGAGGCCTTGCGCGCACAGTTGCATGGAATAATTCTCGATCCGGATTCTGGCGGCGAGGCCTTGACCCGGAATTGATACTAAAAATTAACAGTCACGCTCCGGTTTTTCGCCCAAAATCCACGCCGCGCCCTCCCCACCGTTCTTTGTAAATCGCCATCAATAAAAGGGCCTGCAGCTCTGCGCAAGGTTCACACCTTCCTGTATTTTGCCAGCATGTATTCCAGCTCACCGGCCAGCTTCTCCCGCAGCCATTGTGGCTCCAGCAACTCCGCGGATGTGCCGAAGCCCAGCACCCACGCCAGGCATTCCGGCTCGTTGGCCGCCTGCACGCGCAGCAGGAGCGACCCGTCCTCGCCTATCTCGACCTGCTGGTTGGCGCTCCATTGGCGTTCCGCCACATAGGTGGCCGCTGACGGCGCAAATTTTACGACCACCTCGAAGGGTTCTCCCCAATCCATGAGGCCCAGGGCTCCCTGCTGCGGCGCCTGCACATCTGGCACCCGCTCACTGGTGCGCCGCGTGAGGATGCACCCTGTCATCCTGTGCAGGGCCAGGAGTGTCGGCTCAGCATGCAGCGGCAATGGGCTGCCCTTGTCCGCCACCATATAGCCGAGGACAAAAATGCCTTCACGATAGGCCACCAACCGCTTTGGCGCGTAGTCATATTCCCGCTCCGGCCTGTTGATGGACCTCCTGTAGCTGACAAGACAGACCCTGTTTGCCTGAATGGCCTTCATGAGGGTTTCGAGGTACCCCTGAAACGGTTCATAATCGATATGTCCCTTGGCAACACTTGTCGCAACGCTGCCCGGCATCTTCTGGGTGCCCGGGGGAAGATAGCTGACAGCCACTTCAAGACTCTTTTGCATCTGCGCCTGCATTTTTTTCGGCAACAGCCTGACAAGAAAATCTCGGCACAAAATGAGCTGGGAGAGGCCTTCGGCGTCAAGGGAAACGGCAGGCAGCTTTTCGGGACGCAACAACTTGAAAAAAACCTCTTTCCCCTGTTTTTCCCTGGCAAGCTTGCCGTAGCGCGCGCCTTCCATCTGGAGCAGCAGCCGGCTCACGGTTTGCTTTGAGCAGTCAAGCATTTCCGCAAGCGCGCCCAGGCTGTACCTGCCATTGGTAAAAAGCAGGGTGGTGAAGAGGGACAAAAGCTTTTCCGCAGGCTTGGCGTCCGCCAGTTTGCGTCCCATGTCTATTCCCCGTTTCTCGAGAAAGCCCAAGGCCCCGGCAGGGGATTCCCCCTTTAGCGCTGCGAGCCAAGCGGCGCCTGGAGCACTGGCTTATGCCCGAAACGCTTTCTGGGCTTTCGCCAGTGCCGCAGCCGCACGGCATGCAACCCTCCGGGCGCCGGAGCCAGCGGCCGCAAAGCCCAAGGTGGGCGCCTCCCCACGTTCTGCGCCCGCAACTGCACATTCCCGGCGTAGCGAAACCGCACCTTGACGCTGAAGCGCCGCCCAGGCGCGGAGCCCATCCCCAGTGCGGCCTTGCAGCGGAATTGCGCACGCCGCGGAAGGCATCAAGAGCCGTCAAAAACTCGTTGGCGCCCCAGTTTCGAGTTGAGCCGGGCACCTGCGCGATTCTGGAGAAAACCGGCAGCCCCGTCAATTATCCGCCCTCGGGGCGCGGGCTCGGCAAAGCCCTCGCACCGTTGTATCCGGCTGCCCAGGCAAGGGTGGCAGAGAATCGCTGGAGCGCCCGACGCGGCATTCCCGGTCCACGATTCCGGCAAGACGGCGGCCCGCCGCCAACCAGCACGGACCGGGGAGGATAAAAAAGCCCTTCTCCTGCCAGTTCTCCTTGCCCGCGCCGGGCCGGGAAGACTTTTTCCTCTCCTCCTGCGGAGTGGAAGAGACAAGCCGTGCCTGCCACGGGAAGATGCCAATGCAGGCCAGCGTTCGCCCCGCGAAAACTCCCGGTACATGCCTTCAGCGATTCTCTACCAATTCTACCTTCGTCATGCCGCCTTCAAAATTTGCGCATGGGCAGTTCTCTCCCCCTTTAACTCTGGAAATGGCTGTCAGGATACCGACTCCATTTTGCTACAGATGAGGAGCCCTAGCCTGCGGATTTTCTCCACATGTTCCATGCGAGGTAGGACTGGTAGAGGCCACCATCGAGCCGCTCAAGAGCCATGGTGGCGATGGGGGCCGGGACACCCCCGTAAAAAGCCTCGGCGATACTGCCGGCAATGGCTGCCTGGGTATCCGCGTCGCCCCGCAGCCACACCGCCTTGCGTACAGTTTCTTCAAAGCTGTTGCTTTCCAGAAACGCGGTTATCGCCTCGGGAACGGAGCCGTGGCACGTTTCGTCAAAACGATAGTTTTTGCGGATTTCCACGAGGGGCCGCGATACATCATATTGATACATTCCGGTTATATAGTCACGAATCTCGCCTTTCGACTTCCCTGCCCGTGCGAGAAAGATTGCACCGGCCACCGCCTGGGCGCCTTTTATTCCCTCGGGATGGTTGTGTGTGACCCCCGCACTGGTGGCCGCCAGTCCTTCCGCCTCCGCAAGGCTGCGGGCGACCCAGCCGACGGGAGAAACCCGCATGGCTGAACCGTTGCCAAAGGAATTGTAGGGGTCACGTTTGCGCTTACTGAGCCAACGGTAAAACCTTTGTCCATAGCCGGCCGTCAGCCACGCCCTGCCAAAAGTATGCATTGAATCGATGAACAGGTCGTGCAGGCCATCTTTCCCATAGCCACGCCGCAGGGCATCGGCCACTGCCAGTGTCATAACTGTGTCGTCAGTGAACCGGCTCTTTTCTGAAAA contains:
- a CDS encoding helicase-related protein → MAKLYYYPQITKGVAEIKNAFIGILKAMMDQENDYEDDDAPLDSHTWPDIEERLRMEFSTSGGKFARRMYGATSSTTSRYMQLSFNRERGALKVLVAQSLVGREGLNLHESCKTVILLHPEWNPGVVEQQTGRIDRLCSLWEKQLKRTAQATPPGALPGIESMPVIFEGSYDKRIWGILKKRWEALRAQLHGIILDPDSGGEALTRN
- a CDS encoding WYL domain-containing protein, giving the protein MGFLEKRGIDMGRKLADAKPAEKLLSLFTTLLFTNGRYSLGALAEMLDCSKQTVSRLLLQMEGARYGKLAREKQGKEVFFKLLRPEKLPAVSLDAEGLSQLILCRDFLVRLLPKKMQAQMQKSLEVAVSYLPPGTQKMPGSVATSVAKGHIDYEPFQGYLETLMKAIQANRVCLVSYRRSINRPEREYDYAPKRLVAYREGIFVLGYMVADKGSPLPLHAEPTLLALHRMTGCILTRRTSERVPDVQAPQQGALGLMDWGEPFEVVVKFAPSAATYVAERQWSANQQVEIGEDGSLLLRVQAANEPECLAWVLGFGTSAELLEPQWLREKLAGELEYMLAKYRKV
- a CDS encoding ADP-ribosylglycohydrolase family protein, whose protein sequence is MLGAIAGDIIGSVFEFNPLQEEWDSFPLFSEKSRFTDDTVMTLAVADALRRGYGKDGLHDLFIDSMHTFGRAWLTAGYGQRFYRWLSKRKRDPYNSFGNGSAMRVSPVGWVARSLAEAEGLAATSAGVTHNHPEGIKGAQAVAGAIFLARAGKSKGEIRDYITGMYQYDVSRPLVEIRKNYRFDETCHGSVPEAITAFLESNSFEETVRKAVWLRGDADTQAAIAGSIAEAFYGGVPAPIATMALERLDGGLYQSYLAWNMWRKSAG